One part of the Eptesicus fuscus isolate TK198812 chromosome 20, DD_ASM_mEF_20220401, whole genome shotgun sequence genome encodes these proteins:
- the WDR81 gene encoding WD repeat-containing protein 81 has protein sequence MALGIWGREVSLTSGAEGWSPPPNPDMEELLQSVERDLNIDARQLAPAPGGKHVVALVPARWLASLRERRLPPGPCPRAEGLSEAEVRTLLQRSVQRLPPGWTRVEVHGLRKRRLSYPLAGGLSFEEGSCSSETLNRFMQDVAAQNYRNLWRHAYHTYGQPYSHSPAPSTVPALDSVRQALQRVYGCSFLPVGETTQCPAYARDGPCPPRGSPACPSLLRAEALLESPEMLYVVHPYVQFTLHDVVTFSPAKLTNSQAKVLFILFRVLRAMDACHRQGLACGALSLHDIAVDEKLCSELRLDLSAYERLEGDESEEAPVARDRAGTDCGEERGGGPGCPSCQKELRCLVLDWVHGRISNFHYLMQLNRLAGRRQGDPNYHPVLPWVVDFTTSHGRFRDLRKSKFRLNKGDKQLDFTYEMTRQAFVAGGAGGGEPPHVPHHISDVLSDITYYVYKARRTPRSVLCGHVRAQWEPNEYPASMERMQNWTPDECIPEFYTDPSIFCSIHPDMPDLDVPAWCGSSQEFVAAHRLLLESREVSRDLHHWIDLTFGYKLQGKDAVKEKNVCLHLVDAHTHLTNYGVVQLFDQPHPQRLAGAPPLAPEPPLIPRLLFQTIQESTGREDFPGQLANGVGRLVLEATPCEAGWARDRPVAGEDDLEQATEALDSISLAGKAGDQLLPSSSSGQAPPGLLSFSVASASRPGRRNKAVGTDPGEGEEGKILLPEGFNPVQALEELEKLGNFLTKGLGGQLEVPEQPQVQPPVQLRDLFHRDMQALGVLLAEMVFATRIRSLQPEAPLWVRFEAARGLCTRHPKEIPVSLQPMLDMLLQLSGPEGPAIAGDGTLGPLFEYRPVSQGLPPPSPAQLLSPFSSVVPFPPYFPALHKFILLYQERRVEDEAQGRELVFALWQQLGAVLSDITPEGLEILLPFVLSLMSEEHTAVYTAWYLFEPVAKALGPKNANKYLLKPLIGAYESPCRLHGRFYLYTDCFVAQLIVRLGLQAFLVHLLPHVLQVLAGVEASQEESKGLAGAAEDEESGLPGARPSSCAFGEEIPMDGEPAASSGLGLPDYTSGVSFHDQADLSETEDFQAGLYVSESPQSQEAEAVSLGQLSDKSSTSETSLGEEPAADEGGAPVDKSSLRSGDSSQDLKQSEGSEEEEEEEEGCVVLEEGEEEVEQDEVTGASELTLSNTVLSMDTDVAAGGGADGEEEEEPLTERSEGQEQKILLDTACKMVRWLSAKLGPTVASRHVARNLLRLLTSCYVGSTRQQFAVSSGESPPLGAGNIYQKRPVLGDIVSGPVLSCLLHIAHLYGEPVLTYQYLPYISYLVAPGSSSSPSRLNSRKEAGLLAAVTLTQKIIVYLSDTTLMDILPRISHEVLLPVLSFLTSLVTGFPSGAQARTVLCLKTISLIALICLRIGQEMVQQHLSEPVATFFQVFSQLHELRHQDLDPVGHSEGQLPEVAFSDGQQRLVDPALLDELQKVFTLEMAYTIYVPFSCLLGDIIQKIIPNHELVGELAGLYLESISPSSRSPASVEPTVPNAGLESDPQGGGRSQDDGHSGTFGSVLVGNRIQIPDDSQPESSGPLGFISGMGSGGLGSESEDNALKRELPRSAHGLSGNWLAYWQYEIGVSQQDAHFHFHQIRLQSFPGHSGAVKCVAPLSSEDFFLSGSKDRTVRLWPLYNYGDGTSETAPRLVYAQHRKSVFFVGQLEAPQYVVSCDGAVHIFDPFTGKTLRMVEPSDSRVPLTAVAVMPAPHSSVTMASSDSTLRFVDCRKPGLQHEFRLGGGLNPGLVRSLAVSPSGRSVVAGFSSGFMVLLDTRTGLVLRGWPAHEGDILQIKAVEGSVLVSSSSDHSLTVWKELEQKPTHHYKSASDPIHTFDLYGSEVITGTVANKIGVCSLLEPPSQATTKLSSENFRGTLTSLALLPTKRHLLLGSDNGVIRLLA, from the exons ATGGCCCTGGGGATCTGGGGACGGGAAGTCTCTCTTACCTCCGGGGCCGAGGGCTGGTCCCCGCCCCCAAACCCTGACATGGAGGAGCTGCTGCAGAGCGTGGAGAGGGACCTGAACATCGATGCCCGTCAGCTGGCTCCAGCCCCTGGGGGCAAGCACGTGGTGGCCCTGGTGCCCGCGcgctggctggccagcctccgCGAGCGCCGTTTGCCCCCGGGGCCCTGCCCCCGGGCAGAGGGCCTGAGCGAAGCGGAAGTCAGGACTCTCCTGCAAAGATCAGTGCAGAGGCTGCCCCCAGGCTGGACGCGAGTAGAGGTGCATGGGCTACGGAAGCGGAGGCTGTCCTAcccgctggctggtggcctgtcCTTTGAGGAGGGTTCCTGCAGCTCCGAGACCCTCAATCGCTTCATGCAGGATGTGGCTGCCCAGAATTATCGCAACCTATGGCGCCATGCATATCATACCTATGGGCAGCCCTATAGTCatagccctgccccctccactgtCCCTGCCCTGGACTCAGTAAGACAAGCTCTGCAGAGGGTCTATGGttgctccttcctgccagtggGTGAAACTACCCAATGCCCGGCATATGCCAGAGATGGCCCCTGTCCCCCTCGGGGCAGCCCGGCCTGTCCCAGTCTTTTGAGAGCTGAGGCCCTGCTGGAGTCGCCGGAGATGCTGTATGTGGTGCACCCGTATGTGCAGTTCACCCTGCACGATGTGGTCACCTTCAGCCCTGCCAAGCTGACCAACAGCCAAGCCAAGGTGCTCTTCATTCTCTTCCGTGTGCTGAGGGCCATGGATGCCTGTCACCGCCAGGGACTGGCCTGTGGGGCCCTCTCTCTGCATGACATTGCTGTGGATGAGAAACTCTGCAGCGAGCTCCGGCTGGACCTGAGTGCTTATGAGAGACTGGAGGGGGATGAGAGTGAGGAGGCCCCTGTAGCAAGGGACAGGGCAGGCACTGATTGTGGAGAGGAGCGAGGAGGGGGACCTGGGTGTCCCTCCTGCCAGAAGGAACTTCGGTGCCTTGTGCTAGACTGGGTCCATGGCCGCATCAGCAACTTCCACTACCTCATGCAGCTGAATCGATTGGCAGGTCGGCGGCAGGGGGATCCCAACTACCACCCAGTGTTGCCCTGGGTGGTGGACTTCACCACATCCCACGGGCGCTTCCGAGACCTGCGCAAGTCCAAGTTCCGCCTCAACAAGGGGGATAAGCAGCTGGACTTCACGTATGAGATGACGAGGCAGGCGTTCGTAGCGGGTGGTGCAGGTGGCGGGGAGCCACCCCACGTTCCTCATCACATCTCAGATGTGCTCTCTGACATCACATACTATGTGTACAAGGCTCGGCGCACACCCCGGTCGGTGCTTTGTGGACATGTACGGGCTCAATGGGAGCCCAATGAGTACCCTGCCAGCATGGAGCGTATGCAGAACTGGACACCGGACGAGTGTATCCCCGAGTTTTACACCGATCCCTCCATCTTCTGCTCCATTCACCCTGACATGCCTGACCTGGATGTGCCAGCCTGGTGTGGCTCCAGCCAGGAGTTTGTGGCTGCCCACCGGCTGCTGCTGGAGAGCCGTGAGGTGTCCCGGGACCTGCACCACTGGATCGACCTCACCTTTGGCTACAAACTCCAGGGCAAGGACGCTGTAAAGGAGAAGAATGTGTGTCTGCACCTGGTGGATGCCCACACGCACCTGACCAACTATGGTGTGGTGCAGCTTTTTGATCAGCCACACCCCCAGCgcctggctggggctcctcccctTGCCCCTGAGCCGCCCCTCATCCCTAGGCTGTTGTTCCAGACCATCCAAGAGAGCACTGGCCGGGAGGACTTCCCAGGGCAGCTTGCAAATGGAGTGGGCAGGCTGGTTTTGGAGGCTACTCCCTGTGAGGCTGGCTGGGCCAGAGACAGACCTGTGGCAGGGGAAGACGACTTGGAGCAGGCCACGGAAGCTCTCGATTCCATCTCCCTTGCTGGGAAAGCAGGTGAccagctgcttccctcctcttcctctggtCAAGCTCCCCCAGGCCTCCTGTCTTTTTCAGTGGCCTCAGCCTCTCGACCCGGCCGCAGGAACAAAGCTGTTGGGACAGACCCCGGGGAAGGCGAGGAAGGGAAGATTCTTCTTCCGGAGGGCTTCAATCCCGTGCAGGCGCTGGAGGAGCTAGAGAAACTAGGCAACTTCCTGACCAAAGGTCTAGGGGGCCAGTTGGAGGTGCCTGAGCAGCCCCAGGTTCAGCCGCCTGTGCAGCTGCGGGACCTCTTCCATCGGGACATGCAGGCGCTGGGTGTCCTGTTGGCCGAGATGGTGTTTGCCACCAGGATCCGATCACTGCAGCCCGAGGCGCCTTTGTGGGTACGCTTTGAGGCTGCTCGGGGGCTCTGCACACGCCATCCCAAGGAGATCCCCGTGTCTCTGCAGCCCATGCTGGACATGCTCCTGCAACTGAGTGGACCTGAAGGCCCAGCCATAGCAGGGGATGGCACGCTGGGCCCACTGTTTGAGTACAGACCTGTCTCCCAGGGATTGCCCCCACCGTCCCCggcccagctcctcagcccctTCAGCTCTGTGGTTCCCTTCCCTCCATACTTCCCTGCATTGCACAAGTTCATCCTTCTGTACCAGGAGAGGCGCGTGGAGGACGAGGCTCAGGGGCGGGAACTGGTCTTTGCTCTGTGGCAGCAACTGGGTGCAGTGCTGAGTGACATCACCCCTGAGGGCCTGGAGATCCTGCTGCCCTTCGTGCTGTCACTCATGTCCGAGGAGCACACGGCTGTGTATACGGCCTGGTACCTATTTGAACCTGTTGCCAAGGCACTGGGCCCCAAAAATGCTAATAAGTACCTACTGAAGCCTCTCATTGGTGCCTACGAGAGCCCCTGCCGGCTCCACGGCCGCTTCTACCTATACACGGACTGCTTCGTGGCCCAGCTGATCGTGCGGCTGGGCCTGCAGGCCTTTCTTGTCCACCTACTGCCCCATGTCCTGCAGGTGCTGGCCGGTGTGGAGGCCTCCCAGGAAGAGAGCAAGGGCCTGGCGGGGGCTGCCGAGGATGAGGAAAGCGGGctcccaggggccaggcccagctcCTGTGCCTTTGGGGAGGAGATTCCGATGGACGGGGAGCCTGCTGCTTCGTCAGGTCTGGGGCTCCCAGATTATACGTCTGGCGTCAGCTTCCACGACCAGGCGGACCTCTCTGAGACAGAGGACTTCCAAGCGGGGCTGTATGTGTCTGAGTCCCCACAGTCCCAGGAGGCTGAGGCTGTGAGCCTGGGCCAGCTGAGTGACAAGAGCAGCACCAGTGAGACCTCCCTGGGCGAGGAGCCGGCTGCAGATGAAGGGGGAGCCCCTGTGGACAAGAGCAGCCTCAGGTCAGGTGACAGCAGTCAGGACTTAAAGCAAAGTGAAGgctccgaggaggaggaggaggaagaggaaggctgTGTGGtgttggaggagggggaggaagaggtggagCAAGATGAAGTCACTGGGGCATCTGAGCTCACTCTCTCCAACACCGTGCTGTCCATGGACACGGATGTGGCTGCTGGTGGTGGGGCagatggggaggaagaagaggagccGCTGACTGAGCGGTCGGAGGGCCAAGAACAGAAGATCCTTCTTG ATACTGCCTGCAAGATGGTCCGCTGGCTGTCCGCCAAGCTTGGCCCCACGGTGGCCTCCCGCCACGTGGCCCGCAACCTGCTCCGCCTGCTGACATCGTGTTACGTTG GGTCCACTCGGCAGCAGTTCGCGGTGAGCAGTGGCGAGAGCCCCCCGCTGGGTGCCGGCAACATCTACCAGAAGAGACCGGTCTTGGGCGATATAGTGTCGGGGCCtgtgctcagctgcctcctccacatcgCCCATCTGTATGGGGAGCCCGTCCTCACCTACCAGTACCTGCCCTACATCAGCTACCTG GTGGCCCCAGGTAGCTCCTCAAGCCCCAGTCGACTGAACAGCCGTAaggaggctgggctgctggcagCGGTGACTCTGACCCAGAAGATCATTGTGTACCTCTCAGACACCACCCTCATGGACATCCTGCCCCGTATCAGCCACGAGGTCTTGCTGCCCGTGCTCAGCTTCCTTACTTCCCTCGTCACAGG GTTCCCAAGTGGAGCCCAGGCCCGGACTGTCCTGTGTCTGAAAACCATCAGCCTCATCGCCCTCATCTGCCTTCGCATCGGACAGGAGATGGTCCAGCAGCACCTGAGCGAGCCCGTGGCCACCTTCTTTCAAGTCTTCTCTCAGCTGCATGAGCTGCGGCACCAG GATCTGGATCCCGTGGGCCACAGTGAGGGCCAGCTGCCAGAGGTGGCCTTCTCTGACGGGCAGCAGCGGCTGGTGGACCCCGCCCTGCTGGATGAGCTGCAGAAGGTGTTCACCTTGGAGATGGCGTACACCATCTACGTGCCTTTCTCCTGCCTGTTGG GTGACATCATCCAGAAAATCATTCCTAACCATGAGCTGGTGGGGGAGCTGGCGGGGCTGTATTTGGAGAGCATCAGCCCGAGCAGCcgcagccctgccagtgtggagCCCACTGTGCCCAACGCCGGCCTTGAGTCAGACCCCCAAGGTGGGGGCCGCTCCCAGGATGACGGCCACTCGGGGACCTTTGGGAGTGTCCTAGTCGGGAACCGCATCCAGATCCCTGACGACTCGCAGCCGGAGAGCTCCGGCCCGCTGGGCTTTATCTCCGGGATGGGCAGTGGGGGCCTCGGCAGCGAAAGCGAAGACAATGCACTGAAGCGGGAGCTGCCGCGGAGTGCCCACGGGCTGAGCGGGAACTGGCTGGCATACTGGCAGTACGAGATTGGCGTGAGCCAgcaggatgcccactttcacttcCACCAGATCCGCCTGCAGAGCTTCCCGGGCCACTCGGGGGCTGTCAAGTGCGTGGCCCCCCTGAGCAGTGAGGACTTCTTCCTGAGTGGCAGCAAGGACCGCACCGTGCGCCTCTGGCCACTCTACAACTACGGGGACGGCACCAGCGAGACAGCCCCACGCCTCGTCTATGCCCAGCACCGCAAGAGCGTCTTCTTCGTGGGCCAGCTGGAGGCCCCGCAGTATGTGGTGAGCTGTGATGGGGCTGTGCACATCTTCGACCCCTTCACAG ggaagACCCTTCGCATGGTGGAGCCGTCGGACAGCCGGGTCCCACTGACCGCTGTGGCTGTCatgcctgctccccacagcagcGTCACCATGGCCAGCTCTGACTCGACCCTGCGCTTTGTGGACTGCAGGAAGCCTGGCCTGCAG CATGAGTTCCGCCTGGGCGGCGGGCTGAACCCTGGGCTGGTCCGCTCCCTGGCTGTGAGTCCCAGTGGCCGCAGCGTCGTGGCCGGCTTCTCCTCGGGCTTTATGGTGCTCCTGGACACCCGCACAGGCCTGGTTCTGCGTGGCTGGCCTGCCCACGAAGGGGACATCCTGCAGATCAAG GCCGTGGAGGGCAGCGTCCTGGTCAGCTCCTCCTCCGACCATTCCTTGACCGTCTGGAAGGAGCTGGAGCAGAAGCCCACCCACCACTACAAGTCAGCATCTGACCCTATCCACACCTTCGACCTGTACGGCAGCGAGGTGATCACCGGCACCGTGGCCAACAAGATTGGTGTCTGCTCCCTGCTTGAGCCGCCCTCCCAGGCCACCACCAAGCTCAGCTCAGAGAACTTCCGTGGCACACTCACCAGCCTGGCCTTGCTGCCCACCAAGCGCCACCTCCTGCTGGGCTCGGACAATGGGGTCATCCGCCTCCTGGCATAG
- the SERPINF2 gene encoding alpha-2-antiplasmin isoform X2 → MALLRGLLVLSLSCLQGPCSVFSPASAMEPMSQQIVTGPSQEKLSPLSFLKLVNQVQPGAQNQTLQRLQQVLHADSGPCLPHLLSRLCQDLGPGAFRMAARMYLQKGFPIKEDFLKQSEHLFGAKPINLIGKKGDDLANINKWVKETTEGKIEDFLSEMADDTVLLLLNVIHFQGFWKSKFDPSLTQRGTFHLDGQFTVPVDMMQARMYPLRWTLLEQPSIQVAHFPFKNNMSFVVIVPTYFEWNVSQVLANLSWDTLHQPLLWERPTKVQLPKLHLKYKLDLVATLSQLGLQELFQNPDLSGISDEGLVVSSVQHQSTLELSEAGVEAAAATSLAMSRMSLSTFSVNRPFLFFILEDTTSLPLFVGSVRNPNPGAQREHKEQQDSPDSRDFLQDLKAFVRGDKPFGPDLKLEPLSEEDYPQFNSPK, encoded by the exons ATGGCACTGCTCCGGGGTCTCCTGGTACTCAGCTTGTCCTGCCTGCAAGGGCCCTGCTCAGTG TTCTCTCCAGCCAGCGCCATGGAGCCCATGAGCCAGCAG ATAGTGACCGGGCCAAGCCAGGAGAAGCTGTCCCCACTTAGCTTCCTCAAGCTGGTCAACCAGGTACAACCAG GTGCTCAGAACCAAACGCTGCAGAGGTTGCAGCAGGTGCTGCATGCAGACtcagggccctgcctcccccacctgctgAGCCGCCTCTGCCAggacctgggccctggggcatTCCGAATGGCTGCTAGAATGTACCTGCAGAAAG GATTTCCCATCAAAGAGGACTTCCTGAAACAATCGGAACACCTCTTTGGCGCAAAGCCCATTAACCTGATTGGAAAGAAGGGGGATGActtggcaaacatcaacaaatGGGTGAAGGAGACCACGGAGGGGAAGATTGAGGATTTCCTCTCGGAGATGGCAGATGACACAGTGCTGCTCCTCCTCAACGTCATCCATTTCCAGG GTTTCTGGAAGAGCAAGTTCGACCCGAGCCTCACCCAGAGAGGAACTTTCCACCTGGACGGGCAGTTCACGGTGCCCGTGGACATGATGCAGGCCCGCATGTACCCGCTGCGCTGGACCTTGCTGGAGCAGCCCTCGATACAG GTGGCTCACTTCCCCTTTAAGAACAACATGAGCTTTGTGGTCATTGTGCCCACCTACTTTGAGTGGAATGTGTCCCAGGTGCTGGCCAACCTGAGCTGGGACACCCTGCATCAGCCCTTGCTTTGGGAGAGGCCCACCAAGGTCCAGCTGCCTAAGCTGCACCTGAAATACAAGCTGGACCTTGTGGCCACCCTCAGCCAGCTGG gcctgcaggagcTGTTTCAGAACCCAGACCTCAGTGGGATCTCGGACGAGGGCTTGGTGGTGTCCAGCGTACAGCATCAGTCCACTCTGGAGCTCAGTGAGGCCGGCGTGGAGGCGGCCGCGGCAACCAGCTTGGCCATGTCCCGCATGTCCCTCTCCACCTTCAGCGTGAACCgccccttcctcttcttcattcTCGAAGACACCACGAGCCTGCCCCTCTTTGTGGGCAGCGTGAGGAACCCCAACCCCGGAGCGCAGCGGGAGCACAAGGAGCAGCAGGATTCCCCTGACAGCAGGGACTTCCTCCAGGACCTGAAGGCCTTCGTCCGCGGCGACAAGCCCTTCGGCCCTGACTTGAAACTGGAGCCCCTCTCCGAGGAGGATTACCCCCAATTTAATAGCCCCaagtga
- the SERPINF2 gene encoding alpha-2-antiplasmin isoform X1 translates to MALLRGLLVLSLSCLQGPCSVFSPASAMEPMSQQIVTGPSQEKLSPLSFLKLVNQEPDGQTDLKKASGDCSEAPTPEQTRRLAKAMMAFTTDLFSQVAQSSTHPNLILSPLSVALALSHLALGAQNQTLQRLQQVLHADSGPCLPHLLSRLCQDLGPGAFRMAARMYLQKGFPIKEDFLKQSEHLFGAKPINLIGKKGDDLANINKWVKETTEGKIEDFLSEMADDTVLLLLNVIHFQGFWKSKFDPSLTQRGTFHLDGQFTVPVDMMQARMYPLRWTLLEQPSIQVAHFPFKNNMSFVVIVPTYFEWNVSQVLANLSWDTLHQPLLWERPTKVQLPKLHLKYKLDLVATLSQLGLQELFQNPDLSGISDEGLVVSSVQHQSTLELSEAGVEAAAATSLAMSRMSLSTFSVNRPFLFFILEDTTSLPLFVGSVRNPNPGAQREHKEQQDSPDSRDFLQDLKAFVRGDKPFGPDLKLEPLSEEDYPQFNSPK, encoded by the exons ATGGCACTGCTCCGGGGTCTCCTGGTACTCAGCTTGTCCTGCCTGCAAGGGCCCTGCTCAGTG TTCTCTCCAGCCAGCGCCATGGAGCCCATGAGCCAGCAG ATAGTGACCGGGCCAAGCCAGGAGAAGCTGTCCCCACTTAGCTTCCTCAAGCTGGTCAACCAG GAGCCTGATGGCCAGACTGACCTGAAGAAGGCCTCAGGAGACTGCAGTGAGGCCCCAACCCCGGAGCAGACCCGCAGGCTGGCCAAGGCCATGATGGCCTTCACCACAGACCTGTTCTCCCAGGTGGCCCAAAGTTCCACCCACCCCAACCTCATCCTGTCGCCTCTGAGTGTGGCTCTGGCACTGTCGCACCTGGCACTAG GTGCTCAGAACCAAACGCTGCAGAGGTTGCAGCAGGTGCTGCATGCAGACtcagggccctgcctcccccacctgctgAGCCGCCTCTGCCAggacctgggccctggggcatTCCGAATGGCTGCTAGAATGTACCTGCAGAAAG GATTTCCCATCAAAGAGGACTTCCTGAAACAATCGGAACACCTCTTTGGCGCAAAGCCCATTAACCTGATTGGAAAGAAGGGGGATGActtggcaaacatcaacaaatGGGTGAAGGAGACCACGGAGGGGAAGATTGAGGATTTCCTCTCGGAGATGGCAGATGACACAGTGCTGCTCCTCCTCAACGTCATCCATTTCCAGG GTTTCTGGAAGAGCAAGTTCGACCCGAGCCTCACCCAGAGAGGAACTTTCCACCTGGACGGGCAGTTCACGGTGCCCGTGGACATGATGCAGGCCCGCATGTACCCGCTGCGCTGGACCTTGCTGGAGCAGCCCTCGATACAG GTGGCTCACTTCCCCTTTAAGAACAACATGAGCTTTGTGGTCATTGTGCCCACCTACTTTGAGTGGAATGTGTCCCAGGTGCTGGCCAACCTGAGCTGGGACACCCTGCATCAGCCCTTGCTTTGGGAGAGGCCCACCAAGGTCCAGCTGCCTAAGCTGCACCTGAAATACAAGCTGGACCTTGTGGCCACCCTCAGCCAGCTGG gcctgcaggagcTGTTTCAGAACCCAGACCTCAGTGGGATCTCGGACGAGGGCTTGGTGGTGTCCAGCGTACAGCATCAGTCCACTCTGGAGCTCAGTGAGGCCGGCGTGGAGGCGGCCGCGGCAACCAGCTTGGCCATGTCCCGCATGTCCCTCTCCACCTTCAGCGTGAACCgccccttcctcttcttcattcTCGAAGACACCACGAGCCTGCCCCTCTTTGTGGGCAGCGTGAGGAACCCCAACCCCGGAGCGCAGCGGGAGCACAAGGAGCAGCAGGATTCCCCTGACAGCAGGGACTTCCTCCAGGACCTGAAGGCCTTCGTCCGCGGCGACAAGCCCTTCGGCCCTGACTTGAAACTGGAGCCCCTCTCCGAGGAGGATTACCCCCAATTTAATAGCCCCaagtga